The Actinobacillus suis ATCC 33415 DNA segment TTTTTAATTCTCTATATCGCTCCTTTAGTCAATAATAAGATTCATGCTGTAGGGCAATCGAATATTGCTATCGCCAGTTATCATGATGCGGTGAAATTGGCTTCTCCAGCGGTAGTAAATGTTTACAACCGTTCTCCAAGCCAAAATGGGGATACTTTTGAAGTTAAAAATCTTGGGTCTGGTGTAATTATGACTGCCGATGGTTATATTTTGACGAACAAGCATGTTATTCAAAATGCGGCGCAGATCATTGTTGCACTACAAACCGGTAAGATTTCAGATGCGATTTTGGTCGGAGACGATACGCTCACCGATTTGGCAGTGCTGAAGATTAAAGCGGAAAATTTACCGACAATTCCTCAGAATGACGAACGTCCAATTCGTATCGGAGATGTCGTATTTGCGATCGGTAACCCATTTAACTTAGGACAAAGTATTACACAAGGGATTATTAGTGCGACAGGCCGTAATGCTTTAACGGACGGAGGTCGTCAGAATTTTATTCAAACCGATGCTTCGATTAACCGAGGTAATTCGGGAGGGGCATTGATAAACTCAGCAGGGGAATTAGTCGGAATTAATACGTTAAGCCTAGGTAAAACCAGTGATGAATTGGCAGAAGGGTTGAACTTTGCTATTCCAATTAATTTAGCTAAGCAAATTATGGATAAAATTATCAAAGACGGTCGAGTGATTCGAGGTTACTTTGGGGTAAATAGCTCACTCTATTCCACGGCTAGTCAGGAAAAAACTAAAGGGGTATTAATTACCGGTGTTGCGGAAAACGGTCCGGCGGCACAAGCTGGGATCGAAGAAAATGACCGTATCTTGAAAGTGGGGAATGTTGACGCTGAATCACCAACTCAGATGATGGATTTACTGGCAAATATGAAGC contains these protein-coding regions:
- the degS gene encoding outer membrane-stress sensor serine endopeptidase DegS, coding for MKKKAIQAVGFGLFCAFLILYIAPLVNNKIHAVGQSNIAIASYHDAVKLASPAVVNVYNRSPSQNGDTFEVKNLGSGVIMTADGYILTNKHVIQNAAQIIVALQTGKISDAILVGDDTLTDLAVLKIKAENLPTIPQNDERPIRIGDVVFAIGNPFNLGQSITQGIISATGRNALTDGGRQNFIQTDASINRGNSGGALINSAGELVGINTLSLGKTSDELAEGLNFAIPINLAKQIMDKIIKDGRVIRGYFGVNSSLYSTASQEKTKGVLITGVAENGPAAQAGIEENDRILKVGNVDAESPTQMMDLLANMKPGTQVKVQILRNGQVMEVNVIIGEFPEL